In one Arachis duranensis cultivar V14167 chromosome 9, aradu.V14167.gnm2.J7QH, whole genome shotgun sequence genomic region, the following are encoded:
- the LOC107465980 gene encoding uncharacterized protein LOC107465980, whose translation MANPRGECKAIILRSGKVIEEATPNQENHEKEAAEKPENRKKEEVPSPSSPKPILKPYVPKAPYPQRLRKDGKDSQFSRFLEIFKKLQINIPFVEALEQMPLYAKFLKELMTRKRNWGEKETIVLTEECSAIIQKKLPQKMKDPGNFQIPCIIGDITIEKVFCDLGTSINLMSLNMMRRMRIEEAKPTRMALQLADRTFKFPHGVVEDLLVKVGEFIFPIDFVVLDMEEGKTLQLS comes from the coding sequence ATGGCCAACCCAAGAggggagtgcaaggccatcatacttagaagtggaaaagtgatAGAAGAAGCCACCCCAAACCAGGAGAATCACGAAAAAGAAGCTGCAGAAAAGCCTGAAAataggaagaaagaagaggtcCCTAGCCCATCTTCACCAAAGCCAATCTTGAAGCcttatgtgccaaaggcaccataCCCACAAAGGCTAAGGAAGGATGGGAAGGACAGCCAGTTTTCCAGATTTttggaaatcttcaaaaagctcCAAATTAACATACCATTTGTTGAAGCACTGGAGCAAATGCCCCTCTACgcaaagttcttgaaggagctcatgacaagaaaaagaaactggGGAGAAAAGGAGACTATAGTCCTAACtgaggaatgtagtgccatcataCAAAAGAAACTCCCCCAGAAAATGAAGGACCCAGGGAATTTCcaaatcccctgcatcataggggatATCACTATTGAAAAGGTTTTCTGTGACTTGGGGACTAGCATCAATCTCATGTCCTTGAACATGATGAGAAGGATGAGAattgaggaagccaaaccaacaagaatggcactccaACTAGCTGACAGGACATTCAAGTTTCCACATGGAGTGGTGGAAGATTTATTGGTGAAGGTCGGAGAATTCATCTTCCCAATTGACTTTGTTGTGCTGGATATGGAAGAAGGGAAAACACTTCAATTATCCTAG